AGCTTTGCGCACGGAAGGCCAGTTTTTCCAATGCCCAAATGAGATAACTGCGCCCATCGCGGATCGCCTTGAGTTCGTCATTCGTCAGCGGCGACAGCACACGATGAATCGTCTCCGCCGCCCGGTCGGGATCGACGTGGACGAGCCGATCAAAGCACTTGGCGCCAAACTCGGTGTTGAGAGCAGCAAGGTTTCCGAGGCACTCAGGAGCCAGCAGCGCTCGCGCAAAGGCCTTTGCCGTCGGCGAATTGTCGAGCCACCGCATGCGGCGCAACAGGCTCGATTTCAGTTCTTCGGATGCATCTGAGAAGAATGAGATAAGCGCTTCAGGCGACAGGCGGCCCAACCGGTTTTCGCCGAGTCGTGCAGCGAGCGGCACCGGCAGAACCTGGAAGAAGCTGCCGCGGACCTCAATGATCCCGCGTGCCCGAAAGCCCAGTATGAGATCGGTGAACTGCGCGGGCGGCATGCCGGCAAGCTTCTCCGCCACGAAAGCCGCTTCGGCGGCAGCCTGACTCCTGAAACCGACCCACTCAAACAGGCTCAATATCTCCAGCGCTTTTTGCGCTTCGTCATTTGGTGTGCTGCCGCCCCAGATTACCCGGTCAAGAACCTGCTCGGCTGAATTGATAATGTCGCGCCCATCGCCCTGCTGTGCGCCCAGAACCGCCATTTGTGGAAAGCCGTTCGCCAGTTCGGCAATAAACCGGGCATCGGCATCTCGAAGCGCCGGAGCAGCGCTCTTCGCGATCGCTTCGATATTGGCGTCGTCGGCGCGCTCCAGGCGAAGCGTGCGTGTGCCTTTCGCTTGCGTGAATTTCGTTTCGACGTTGATCGTGATCAACCGGAGTTGCGAACCCGCCCGGCCTGCGAAATCAGCGAGTTTGCGATGAACGTCATCGGGACATTCATCGACGACCAGTATGCCATTCGATCCGGAATCGGCGATTTCGAGCGCCAACTTGAGGACTTCTTCCTCAACGACGGAATAATCGGCATAGATGACGGAGCGGGCTGTCACCTGAGCATCAACTGCCGCCCCGTCAGCCAGCATCTGATACACAAAACGGGATTTTCCGAAGCCTGACGGGCCAATAACCCGGATGATGCGTTCTTTGTCTTCCAATCCATCAAGACAAGCTTGCACGCTCTGATTAAAATTCCAGGCGTTGATCCGGACATCTTTGCGTTCCGCCTCTTCTATGTTCCGGTTGACCGGGACATAGCGCGGCGTGTCGGACGGCACCCAGGGTACGTCATAAATGCCCGGCGATTTGCCCCAATCCTCATGCGATTGAAACCCGCCCAGCGACCGGCCGCGCTGATAGGAAGCCAGCCACAGTGCCACCGCCGGGTGGGTGAAAACCCAATCCGCTATGCGGTTCGCATCGTAAATCTCGATGGCGGCCGCCATATTCGGATCGCCGCCGCCGTCCGTGATGGCCTTTCGGATCGCAGCAACCAGCTTGTCCTTTTTCTTCTGGATCATCGGATAGGAACAGAAGACGACATAGGCGCCGCCGTCTGAAAGGACTTGCAGAACTGCGTCGTTGATCGCGGTCTTGCCGCCCTTTGCCTTCTTCAAAATCTCAGCGCGGATTTGCCCCTCGGTCAGATTTTGCGCTTTCGATTGAAAGAGCGTCAGCCGGTGGGGAAAATAAGCAGTGGAGTCGAGGCCGCCCGTCCATTGAACGCGGCCATCCTCGCCGCCGTCCGGAACCGTTACCTGCAACGGCACCGATGCGGCGCGAAGCGGAATATCCGTCAGTCGGCACTCCGCCAGCATGAGGCGTTTCATCAGCCTCACCAGCATGACGCTATCGAGCGTCTTGATGAAGTCGGGAGCAATCTCGAACATCATCGGCCGCCGTCGTCTTCGGGAAACAGCCCCGGCATCCAACGGTCGGCGAATTTCGCCGGAAAGGCCAATCGCAACGGCGCGCGGGTACTCTCCGATGTCAGCGCGCCGACATCAAGCAGCCCGGACGTGATGCGCCGCGCGGCACGCTCGCTCATACCAAGCATCTGCACGACATCGCTGCGCTGCAATTCCCCTTGATAGAGGACGGCTTTCAGCACGATGTCGGACTTTGAAGGAAGGGTTCCCGCCCTGATCTGCTCTTCCGCCCAGATCAATATTCGATCGCGCAGCCGGTCGGGCCTCATCAGGTTTTCCATGAAGGAGATCTGATCGATGCAGGTCTCAAGGAAAAATTCAGCGAAGGCGGCCAGCTCCTCCTCGCTGAGCGTACCGCGCCCATCGAGGTCATTGCGCCTGGGCATATCGCATGCGGCCAGGTGGTACTTATACTTCTTCTCCTGCCGCGCGAGTCCGCGTGAAACCGACCAGAGTCCCTGCGTGTCCAGCGTACCGAGCAGCATTGCGTACGACATCATCCGCGCGACGCGGCCGTTTCCGTCAACAAAGGGGTGCACCCAAAGCAGCCGGTGATGCGCGCAGGCGGCGGCGAGGACGGAATCAATGCGCCCCAGCTTGCTGTAAGCCTGATGGAAGCGCGCAAGGAACCGTGGAACGGCGCCGGGGCTCACGGCGATATGGCGACCCACTTTCACGTCGCGCTCACGCAGGGCGCCAGGTACGACAGCGACTTCTTCACCCGTGGTCGGGTCCTTTGCCACCAGCAATTCCGGCGGCAGCAGTTCACAAAACCGCCGATGCATTTCCTGGATAGCGGATGGTGCCGTTGCCGGCTCGGAAAGCCCGCCCGCATCGATCCACTGCTGCACGGTGATGTGCGCTTTGGCTTCGAGCTGCAGATTGCGTTTTTCCGGGTCGGCGCTGTAGTCGCCGTGCAGGGCGCGCTCGATATCGATCGGATGCGTGTTGTGCCCTTCGATCAGGTTGCTGTAGTAGCAGTTCATCGAACGCACGAGATCGGCCAAGGCGGCGGAGATCGAGGCCGGGAGCGAGCGCCTGAACCCCTCCGAGCGCGCGGCCAGATCGAGAGCCAGATCGTTCAGAACCCCGCGCCGCTTAGCATCCGCCGATATCATGAGCGGCTCGAACAGTCCGGTTGTTTCTCCATCGTCGCGAAGGATCATATTGCCTGTCTTTGGCCGCTTTTCTGGCCGACTTCAAATCAAAATTTTTTTAATGATATCATACATATGCACATCAGAGAAGCTTGAAATATTCCGCTATTTTGGCCGCTTAGTAGGCCGGTTGACCTCAGGCGCCCCCTCGCTTGGGGGAGGCACGGGTCAGTTTAATCGTTCCCGCCGTATTCATTCCCTTTTGCCAGTTTCGGTTTGTCCAGTAGACGCCCTTCATCTCTGGAGGATGGCGCGTGGCGAGGATTTCAATATAGGCCGCTCCCATGTGCATCTGCTCATCCGACGGCTGAGGATGCGGGGTGCTGTTCCGGAAAACCGAGGTCACATAAAAACGGCCGGTTCCCGCCTCCTTGATCGGCTTAACAAACAAAGTGTCCGACATCGAGTAATCGCCGTCGCCGGTCAACGACATGCTGATAGCGAACAAGCTCTGCCGTATGGTCATTGTGCCCCGAATCCGCACTTTGACCTTTGCAGGGTCAAGATCGGGATGAAAGGCAGCAATCTCCTTGATGTTGGATTCTGCAATGAATGCCCATTCCCCTGAAATATTGGGGAAAACCCATGTGTTGAGAAAGGGGAAAATCTTCCAGAACACGCGCCAGAGCGGCGATGTACCGAGAATCATGATAAAAGCTGCCGCGCCGGTAATCGCAAACGACACCGTCCGCGCATATCCGGTCATGTCGGTCGGTCTGATAACCAACCAGGCTGCGATCAGCGCCAAAGCGCCAATGGCCAACACGATGCGGATCAGCGTCGGCTTCTCCAGGGCTTGATACATGCCCGATTCCTCAATATATAGTATTGGTTCTTGTTTTGTTTATGCTACATTGTGATTCACGTTTTGTCACCCGAAAAGGAAACGCACGATGGCGCTCATGAACGCCAACACATTGCTCTATGGCGCCCGTGACGCTATCGCCTACCATCAGGCCATCCAACTGCCCGATGACGTGCGCGCCGCTATGTTTCAGGCCGACCGCGATATTCGCGCCCGCCTGAGGAAAGTGACGCGGTTCGTAATCGATAGCGGACGGGCAATGAGCTACGCTTCGGCAGAATACCGCCGGGCAAAGCAGGAACCGCTTCAGTTCGAGCTGCGCTTTCTCAGGCAAGGCAGTGTCGTTTACGACACGGTCATCGATCCTGCTCGCCGTCCTCCGCAGCAAACGGACCTGGATGATGGCATTTATGCCCGGACATCCTTTCTCTCGGATTTCGAGCCGGGGCTGGCTGCTACCAAGTATTTCGAGCTGGTCGAGACGGCCCTCGCGCCCCTGTGCAAGGAGCGCGGGTGGCGCCTCGTAACAAACAAGGACACCTGCGTTCGCGTCGTCATCGACGAGAAGATTCACATCGATCTGCCGCTCTACGCTGTGCCCGACACGGAATTTGTAACGCTCGAGAAATGCTTCCAGGATGTCACGGGGCTGAAGCTCGTCGCCGGGAGCGCCCGGTTGTCTACCGTTCTGGATGGGTTCTCGGACATCCGCATCCCTACCGACAGGGTCATGCTGGCGCATCGCAAGAAAGGCTGGATTTCATCGGACCCTCGCGCGCTGCATGACTGGTTTGTGCGCGAGTGCGAGCGGCATGGCCCGCAGTTGAGGCGGACCTGCCGATACCTGAAAGGTTGGCGCGACTTTCTCTTCCTCGAAGGCGGTCCGGCGTCGATCGCCCTCATGGCTTGTGCTGTCCGCAGCTACAAAGAAGGCGGATGGGTTCCTCAAAACGATCGTGACGATCTGGCGATGTTGGAAATCGCAAAACGGCTTCCCGTATTTTTCAGCGCAACGATTGTGAACCCGGTGCTGCCGGATGCGGAGCCACTCAACGACTGGGACGAGGTAACCCGGAAGCGGTTTGTGAACGCCGCTAACGATCTCCACGGGCACATGCACACAGCTCTTGAAGGCACCGCGAACGCGGAAATCACGGTTCGCAGGCTGCAAGAAGCGCTGGGCACCCGTGTTCCGTACCGGCCTGATCTGGTTCGGGCGTTCGACAAGACACCGGCGCGCGCGCCGGTCGCTGCCGTGGTCGCATCGCCTCTGCCGCTCAGGAGGCCGACCACCTCTGCATGAGCGAACCATGGCTCCGCATTAAGGCTGTCCTGGAGGCGCAGGGATTTATCCCGGCGGGTGACGTCAATGAAGACCGGTATGTCGGTGCACTGAAGTCCGGCAGCGTCTCGGTCAAGGTGGAAGTTACCATCGAGGACTATGATTTTCTTGTTCTGCCGCGTGTGAAGGTACTGGATCGTCAGGCGCTGCCGAAAGCAATTCGCGGCCATCTCACCGAAGGCGACTATCTCTGTTACGCCGATCGCGAGACGTTCCTGCTCGACCGCTACCAGCCGGACCGGTCGATATTGACTGTTCTCGATAGGGCCCGCGATACACTCAATATTTTGCTTCACGGCAATCCCGCGCGCGATATCGCTGCGGAACTTTTCGCCTATTGGGGCGGCGTGCCCCATGCCTTCATCGATTCGCCGCGCACAATGACCAGGGCAACTCTCGGATCAGTCAGTTTTCGGAATGGTTATGTGCTGCGCGTCGTTGCATCCACTCCGGAACGTATGAAATCTTGGGCAGCAGCCGGGAATGCAACGTGTGAGGTTGCAGGATCGATACCCGTTCTGCAATGCACCGGCCACATCCTTCCTCCGGAAGCGGCGATCGAGACATTTGCCGACGCGCTATCCTGGGCCCAAGGTCAGCAAGGTGCGCCAGGCGGTATCGCGGAGCTGGCCATTTCCGCGTCGGACACCGCGCCCGGCCTCTTCCTTGTAGGTGATAATGGGGTGCTCGGATTCCAGGCCATCGCAAACCCCACCTTGAATATCGCCGCCAAGCGGGGATTCCGCACTTCCAAGCGGGGGGCTCTGTGGCTTACCGAGAAAGACAAGCTCAAAATCGAACGGCTGCGCGGTGTTCCGGCGGATCACGATGAAATTGTCGCGCGGAATCTCGCCGGCGTAGCGCCCCTCAGCGGAAAGAGGATTGCGCTGATCGGATGCGGCACCGTAGGGAGCTACCTCGCGCGGGGACTGGTTCAGAATGGCGCCGGGCAGCGCGCTTCTCTTTTGCTGATCGATCCGGACATCTTTGCCCCAGGCAACATCGGTCGCCACTTGCTTGGCGCCCGCTATATCGGTCGGAACAAGGCCGAAGCCATGGTTGAGGCGCTAAGGCACGATTTTCCGGACGTCGAAATCGAGGCTGTGACGCGCAGTGCGGCGACCTGCTTCAGCAGGCTGGCCGGCTTTGATCTCGTTGTGGACGCAACGGGCAGCGAGCAATTCTCCGATGCCCTCAACGGCTGGGCGCTGGCGAGCCGCAATGCGGGGCGCGCGTGTCCGCCTATCCTTTACGCATGCCTTCATGGCAACGGCATAGCCGCACAGACTTTTCTTGCAACGGGGCGTGCGGGGGATGCCTGCTTTCGTTGCCAGCGGCCGTTATTCGAGCAATCCTGGCGCTATCCGGTCGTTCAGGGACCCTACGAGACCCCGAACGTGGCAGTGCGGCCATGCGGCGAAGGCGCCTTCGTGCCCTTTGCTGTAGACGCCACGATGATGGCTGCGGCGCTTGCTCTGCGTCATGCCATCGATGCGGTTTCCCAGAATGGCAGACCGACTTTCAGAATGCGTGCGGTGGATGCCTCGAAAGCCAGGCATCAGAACGATCGAACTGTCGAACGCTCCGAGAAATGCCCCGCTTGTTCACCTCTCGTGCATTGAGCATCGATTCGCTGGTTCCCGGTTCCAGGAACAGTACCAGTCGCTGACTCCCTTGTGTGTAGAATGCTGCGTCGCGGGATATGCATATTGACGCCCGCCTCGAAATACTCTCTCCTGATCAAGTACCCTTAAAGGGGTGCCGGCCACCTGGCCGAAATAACCGACGGCGGAGCAATCCAAACGTCGAAGAGAATGAGAACAGCCCCGGCATTTGCTGTGTGGCGCTGCCAAAACCACCCTCGAAAATGATAAAAAGCCGCGCTTCGGCGCGCGTCATAACCTCATGGAGGAAGGCATGCGCTTCGCACTTGTAGATGGAATTCTTACATCGCCCTCATCAGGGCTGACCGGTGTGTGCCGGGCTTGCGGGAACCCTGTGTTTGCGAGATGCGGTCCCATTCGGGCTCATCATTGGACCCACCGTGGCGAGCGCGTGTGTGATAGCTGGCACGAGCCGAGGACGCAGTGGCACTACGCATGGCAGGATAGGTTTCCGAAGCCCTGGCAGGAGTTCATCCGTTATGCACCATCGGGCGAAAAACACATCGCGGATGTCCATACCGGCCACGGGTTTACGATTGAGTTCCAGTACTCATATCTGAAACTCGAAGAGCGCCTTGCCCGCGAAGCCTTCCATGGCAACTTGGCATGGGTGGTCAGCGGGGGCCGGTTGACTAGAGACCTGCCGCGCTTTCTCGAAGGCTTGGCATCGTTCCAGCCAGTCTGGCAAGAAGGCGTTTATGTCACGCCGTTTCCGGAAAGAGCTTTCCCGCGAAACTGGCTT
The Mesorhizobium australicum genome window above contains:
- a CDS encoding Fic family protein codes for the protein MILRDDGETTGLFEPLMISADAKRRGVLNDLALDLAARSEGFRRSLPASISAALADLVRSMNCYYSNLIEGHNTHPIDIERALHGDYSADPEKRNLQLEAKAHITVQQWIDAGGLSEPATAPSAIQEMHRRFCELLPPELLVAKDPTTGEEVAVVPGALRERDVKVGRHIAVSPGAVPRFLARFHQAYSKLGRIDSVLAAACAHHRLLWVHPFVDGNGRVARMMSYAMLLGTLDTQGLWSVSRGLARQEKKYKYHLAACDMPRRNDLDGRGTLSEEELAAFAEFFLETCIDQISFMENLMRPDRLRDRILIWAEEQIRAGTLPSKSDIVLKAVLYQGELQRSDVVQMLGMSERAARRITSGLLDVGALTSESTRAPLRLAFPAKFADRWMPGLFPEDDGGR
- a CDS encoding CBASS cGAMP synthase translates to MALMNANTLLYGARDAIAYHQAIQLPDDVRAAMFQADRDIRARLRKVTRFVIDSGRAMSYASAEYRRAKQEPLQFELRFLRQGSVVYDTVIDPARRPPQQTDLDDGIYARTSFLSDFEPGLAATKYFELVETALAPLCKERGWRLVTNKDTCVRVVIDEKIHIDLPLYAVPDTEFVTLEKCFQDVTGLKLVAGSARLSTVLDGFSDIRIPTDRVMLAHRKKGWISSDPRALHDWFVRECERHGPQLRRTCRYLKGWRDFLFLEGGPASIALMACAVRSYKEGGWVPQNDRDDLAMLEIAKRLPVFFSATIVNPVLPDAEPLNDWDEVTRKRFVNAANDLHGHMHTALEGTANAEITVRRLQEALGTRVPYRPDLVRAFDKTPARAPVAAVVASPLPLRRPTTSA
- a CDS encoding ThiF family adenylyltransferase, coding for MSEPWLRIKAVLEAQGFIPAGDVNEDRYVGALKSGSVSVKVEVTIEDYDFLVLPRVKVLDRQALPKAIRGHLTEGDYLCYADRETFLLDRYQPDRSILTVLDRARDTLNILLHGNPARDIAAELFAYWGGVPHAFIDSPRTMTRATLGSVSFRNGYVLRVVASTPERMKSWAAAGNATCEVAGSIPVLQCTGHILPPEAAIETFADALSWAQGQQGAPGGIAELAISASDTAPGLFLVGDNGVLGFQAIANPTLNIAAKRGFRTSKRGALWLTEKDKLKIERLRGVPADHDEIVARNLAGVAPLSGKRIALIGCGTVGSYLARGLVQNGAGQRASLLLIDPDIFAPGNIGRHLLGARYIGRNKAEAMVEALRHDFPDVEIEAVTRSAATCFSRLAGFDLVVDATGSEQFSDALNGWALASRNAGRACPPILYACLHGNGIAAQTFLATGRAGDACFRCQRPLFEQSWRYPVVQGPYETPNVAVRPCGEGAFVPFAVDATMMAAALALRHAIDAVSQNGRPTFRMRAVDASKARHQNDRTVERSEKCPACSPLVH
- a CDS encoding competence protein; this translates as MCDSWHEPRTQWHYAWQDRFPKPWQEFIRYAPSGEKHIADVHTGHGFTIEFQYSYLKLEERLAREAFHGNLAWVVSGGRLTRDLPRFLEGLASFQPVWQEGVYVTPFPERAFPRNWLDCSAPVFFDFANAPKLSDASSLVAQPLWCLLPKRVFGKAVVLRIPRNTLVRWAHERDQLLPTQTIMTQVARALVMIERARQAEIVRLRSIEIGRQQRRVWRPRTKRRRFRRY